The sequence GTCCAGGAACTCAATTAAGAGAAGGACTTGAGAATATATTAAGAGCAAAAACTGGTGGATTGATTGTACTTGGAGATAATGAAAAGGTAATGAAACTTGCAGATGGTGGATTTAAAATAAATGCGGAATATTCGCCAGCGTACATATATGAATTGGCTAAAATGGATGGTGCGATTGTTCTGAGTTCAGATTTGAAAAAGATACTGTTAGCTAATACTCAATTATTAACTAATCCAACAACTACTACAGTTGAAACAGGAACTAGACATAGGACGGCTCAAAGAGTTGCTAAGCAAACAGGCAATGTAACTATAGCTATATCACAAAGAAGAAATATAATTACAGTGTATAAAGGTGACATAAAATATGTTTTAAGAGATACAAGTGAAATTATATCTAGAGCAAATCAAGCAGTACAAACTTTAGAAAAGTATGTTGCTGTGCTAGATAGAGTTATAAACAACCTTAATCTATTAGAGTTTAAAGATTTGTCAACTTTATTTGATGCGGTAACAGCTATACAAAGAACTGAAATGGTGATGAGAATAGTGGAAGAAATTGAAACTTACATTGTTGAATTAGGCAATGAGGGTAGATTGATTTCAATGCAACTAAATGAGCTAGTGAAGAATATAGAACAAGATGGTATATTGATGATTAGAGATTATTGTAAACCTAATTTAGATTATGTTGAAATATATGAAGGAATCCAAAAATTGAACTCGGAAGAGTTACTATCTTTAGAATCCATAGCAAAAGAGCTAGGTTATTCTTCTGTGTCATTGATAGATACGTTCATTTCCTCTAAGGGGTATAGAATCCTTAACAAGATTCCAAGAATTCCAGCAAGTGTTATAGATAATTTGGTAAAACAGTTTAAAGATTTGAAGAGTATATTGGAGGCAAACCTAGAAGAACTAGATAGCGTAGAAGGTATAGGTGAAGCTAGAGCTAAGGCTATAAGAAATGGAGTAAGAAGAATAAAGGAACAGGTTAATTTAAATAAACAGTTTTGATAAAAAATAAGGATATTTGCGTAGATAATTGGAAACATAGTTTTAAGTAATGTAAATAAAACTATGTTTAATTATAAAGCAAATATCCTTAATAAGTTTATAGAAAATCTGAATAGATTAATTAATTACTGGAATAATAGAGTAAGGATACGTTTACCTAAAAGTATACTTACCTAATGTATTGATCTTATCATATTCCTTAATTAAAACATCATAAAGATTTACATCTAATAGATTACACAGAGAAGTAAGATAGAATAAGCTATTTCCAATTTCCTTTTCAACAACTTCTCGACAATTATCACACAATTGTCCATCTAAATGATCATTTAAGGTATCAGTTAAATTTTCAATGGATAAGTCAATATCATAAGTTGGTTGTTTTTCAGCATTTATCCCTATACAACCACAATTAGTCACAGCTTTTGTAATTGCGCGATTTACTCTAGCTGTTGACTCTGAGTACTTTGACATTATATCAAGTATACTTCTGTGTCTAAATAATGAATCATCAACTGAATTTTGAAAGTCGTCAAATATAATATCCTTCATCAGTATCACTCCCTTACATAATAACTATGACTGTCTATTTAATTATAAGTATTTTCTTACAATTTTGTCAATCATTTAATGGACTTTTGGATTCATATCGTAGTTATATATTAAAAGAATTATAAAAAAATTGATAGGGGGTATAATTAAGTTGTGATATAATTATTTTATTAGGTGTAGATTATTAGATTAAAATAGCAAGAAATTGGAGATTAATTTAAATGGAGGTGAAAAAAGTTGGTGAAAAATATTTTTAGGACTACAATAGTGATTTTAGGCTTAGTTATAGGTGGATTTTTATCAGCTGCTGTAGTTGGAAGTGAATATTTTAAACATATAACTATAGCTTCTGATCTGGTGAAGACAATAGTTGTATATGTATTTTTATTAATTTTATTCGGCATTATATCTTTTTTGATATCTTCTACATTGTATAAGGGCATTGAAAAACTAATCAACATTGTAGAAAAAAATACTCAAAAAATAACTGTAAGTGAAATTTTATTTGGTATATTAGGAGCTACTGTTGCGCTTATATTAACAACGTTATTTTTAGCACCTATAAGCAGACTTTTTGGAGAGATTAATCAAGTTTTAAGCTCTGTAGTATTTATTGTAATAAATTTAGTAGCTGTAATAGTTGGAGTAAATTTAAGTATAAAGAAAAAGGATGATATGCTTCTATTCTTTAAGAATTTTAAAAAGGATGGAGGTAAGGAAAAGAAATCAAAAACAAAAACTACTGCCAAAGTGCTAGATACATCTGTAATTATTGATGGTAGAATTTTTGATTTATGCCAAACTGGATTTATAGAAGGACCATTAGTGATTCCTAATTTTGTATTGGATGAATTAAGACATGTATCTGATTCTTCTGATGCATTAAAAAGAAACAGGGGAAGAAGAGGTTTGGATATCTTAAACAAAATACAAAAAGAATTGACTATAGAAGTAGAAAATTGGGAAGGTGATTTTCCTGAAATAGCAGAAGTTGATATAAAGCTTTTAAAGTTAGCTCAGAAACTAGGTGGGAAAGTAGTTACAAACGATTATAATTTGAATAAAGTAGCTGAATTCCAGGGAGTTCCTGTTCTTAATATAAATGAATTGGCTAATGCTATAAAGTCTGTTGTTTTACCAGGGGAAGAATTGAAATTAACAGTGGTAAAGGATGGAAAGGAAGCTGGACAAGGGGTTGCATATTTAGATGATGGAACTATGATTGTAGTAGAGGGTGGCAGAAAGTTCATGGGTGAACAGATAAATGCTATTGTAACATCAGTGCTTCAAACTGCGGCAGGTAGAATGATATTTGCAAAACAGAAGAATTAATATTAGCATGGGGGATTTAATATGAAAAAGGTAGCAGCTATTATTTTAGCAGGTGGAAGAGGAACTAGAATGAATATGGATAAGAGCAAGCAGTTTCTTTCGCTTAATGGAAAACCTCTCATATACTATACAATTAAGGCATTTGAACAAAATCCGAATGTTGATTCAATTATATTAGTTTTGCCAAAGAATGAAATTGATTATTGTGTAAAGGAAGTTATTCAAAAATATAATTTAAAAATTGATGATTTGGTAGAAGGCGGCAAAGAACGTCAAGATTCAGTTTATAATGCATTAAACAGACTTCAAGACTGTGATGTTGTACTTATACATGATGGAGCTAGACCGTTTGTAACCACAGAAATTATTGATAAAGGTATAGAATTTGCGAAATTATATGGTGCTGCAGCCCCAGGGGTAACTCCTAAAGATACAATAAAAGTAAAAGATAAAGATAACTTTTCAATATCAACACCAGAGAGAAGTTCACTTGTAGCGATACAAACTCCTCAATGTTTTAGGTATGATATTATAAAAAAGTGTCATGATAATATTAAAGAAAATCAAGTTCAAGTTACAGACGATACAATGGCTGTTGAAAGATATGCACATAAGGTTTATATTTATGAAGGTGAATATACTAACATTAAGGTTACAACACCTGAGGATCTTATAATTGCAGAACATTTAGCAGCACAAGTATAATTGACAGTAAAATTACCATATGATATAATTTACACAAAATTTAATAGCAAACAATGATGAAGATTAGTAGAAACAAACAATTACAGAGAAAAGATCCTAGGCTGAAAGATTTTTACCCCGTTTCGAACCTACTTCGGAGTTATAGGAAAAACCTATCGGTATTATACCGTTATTATAATTAGAGTACAAATTTAGGTGGTACCGCGGATATAACTCGCCCTAATATAAAAATTAGGGTGAGTTTTTTTGTTATAAAATATTTGATTTTAGGAGGATAATAATAATGAAAATGTCTAATATGTTGGTTTTGACAATGAAAGAAGTTCCAGCAGAAGCAGAAATATCAAGCCATCAACTAATGTTAAGAGCAGGTATGATGAGAAAGATGGCATCAGGAATATATAATTATATGCCATTGGGATTAAAAGTTCTAAAAAAAGTAGAAGATATAGTTAGAGAAGAAATGAATAATACTGGAGCACAAGAATTCTTGGCTTCTGCTATGATACCAGGAGAGTTATGGCAAGAATCTGGAAGATGGGATGCTTATGGTGCAGAAATGTTTAGAGTTAAAGATAGAAATGATAGAGATTTTTGTCTTGGACCAACTCATGAAGAAGTTTTTACAGATATAGCAAGAAATGAAATTAAATCATATAAGCAACTTCCAATAAACCTATATCAAATTCAAACTAAGTATAGAGATGAAAGAAGACCTAGATTTGGAGTTATGAGATCTAGAGAATTCGTGATGAAGGATGCTTACAGCTTTGATAAGGACCAAGAAGGATTGGATATATCTTATAACAAAATGCATGATGCGTATGTAAGAATATTTAACAGATGTGGCTTAGATGCAAAACCAGTAGAAGCTGATTCAGGAGCTATTGGAGGATCAAACTCAGCTGAATTTATGGTGAAATCAGAAGTTGGTGAAGATGACGTTGTGTTCTGCACATGTTGTGATTATGCAGCTAATATAGAAAAGGCAGTATCAACTCCAGAAATATCTCAAGAAGAAACTAAAAAAGACTTAGGTGAAGTAGAAACTCCAAATGCTAGAACAATTGAAGAACTTGTGAAATTCTTTAATACTACTGAAAAGAAATTTGCTAAGACATTAATTTTCAATGCAGATGGAAAGATAGTAGCAGTAATGGTTAGAGGAGATAGAGAAGTTAATGAAACTAAGGTTGCAAATGCTTTAGGTGGAGTTAACAATCTACAAATGGCAACAGAAGCAGAAGTTAAAAAAGCAACATCAGCAGCTATAGGTTTTGCTGGGCCAATAGGCATAAATGTTGATACCTTACTTGTTGATAACGAAGTAGCAAATATGTATAACTTTATAGTAGGAGCTAACAAGACAGGATATCACTATGAAAATGTAAACTATGGCAGAGATTTTAAAGGAACATTAGGAGATTTTAGAAATATAACAGAAGGTGAAAAATGTCCTAAATGTGGAGGCGAGGTAACTATTGCTAGAGGCACAGAGGTTGGACATATATTCAAGTTAGGAACAAAATATTCTGAAGCAATGAATGCTAATTTTATAGATGAAAATGGTCAAAGTAAGCCATTCATAATGGGTTGCTATGGAATAGGTGTAACTAGAACTGTTGCCTCAATAATAGAACAAAACCATGATGAAAATGGTATAGTATGGCCATTAGCTGTTGCTCCATATGAAGTTTCAGTTATACCAGTTAATTCTAAAGATGAAGAGCAAATGAAGGTTGCTGAGGAAATATATGCACAACTAAAGGTACTTGGTGTTGATGTAATTATGGATGACAGAAAAGAAAGAGCTGGAGTTAAGTTCAAAGATTCTGATTTAATGGGTATTCCAATGAGAATTACAGTTGGAAAGAAGATAGCTGAAGGCCAAGTAGAATTTAAGCTAAGAAATGCTGAAGATACAGAAACTATAAATATAGCTGATGTATACAATAGAGTTAAAAGTATATTTCAAGAAAATAGCATGAAATTGAAATAAAATATAGAGGAGGTGTAGGAGTATGAAGATTTATAATGATCTTACGAAAAAGAAAGAAGAATTCGTGCCTATAGAAGCTGGAAAGGTAAGAATGTACGTCTGTGGACCAACAGTGTATAATTACTTCCACTTAGGTAATGCAAGAACTTTTATTGCTTTTGATACTATTAGAAGATATCTAGAGTATAGAGGATATGATGTTAAGTTTGTTCAAAATTTTACTGATATAGATGATAAAATGATAAATAGAGCAAATGAAGAAAATACTACAGTAAAAGATCTTGGTGATAAGTATATAGATGAATATTATAAAGATGCAGATGGATTGCATATAGAAAGAGCAACTGTAAATCCAAGAGCAACTGAATACATTGATAAGATTATTGAATTTGTAAAAGAGCTTATAGAAAAAGGATATGCCTACGAGGTTGATGGAGATGTTTATTTCTCTACAAAGAAATTTGAGAGTTATGGAAAATTATCAGGACAAAACCTAGATGACCTTCAAATGGGTGCAAGAATAAATGTAGATGAAAGAAAGCAAGATCCAATGGATTTTGCTGTATGGAAATCTCAAAAACCAGGTGAACCAGCATGGGAAAGTCCATGGGGAATGGGAAGACCAGGTTGGCATATAGAATGCTCATGTATGGCAAAGAATCTTTTAGGAGATACAATTGATATCCATGCAGGTGGAACAGATTTAGCATTTCCACACCATGAAAATGAAATTGCTCAAAGTGAAGCAGTTACAGGAAAGACATTTTCAAACTATTGGATGCATGCAGCTTTTGTGAATGTAGATAACAAGAAGATGTCAAAGTCTTTGAATAACTTCTTTACAGTAAGAGATCTATTGGAGCAATATGATGCAGATGTAATAAGATTCTTATTATTATCAGGACATTATAGAGTGCAAATGAATTTCTCAAAGGAATTATTAGAATCAGCTAAAGCATCTATGCAGAGATTATATAATGCAGTGTGCAGTTTGGAAACAAATTTGAGTCATTCAACTAGAGAAGATGTAAATGAAGAGGAAGTTAAGTACTTAGAAGATTTAAATAAGTATAGAGAAAAGTATATTGAAAAGATGGATGATGATTTTAATACTGCTGATGCTATAACAGTATTATTTGATTTAGTAAAAGATATAAATAGCAATATTACTGGTGAGTCTTCAAAAGCTGTTATTAATGGAGCTTTATCCTTATTAAGAGAGTTAGGGGGACCATTAGGAATTTTACAAAAATCAACTCAAGGAGATTTAGATCAGGAAATTGAAAAGTTGATAGAAGAAAGACAAAAAGCAAGAAAAGAGAAGAATTGGGCTTTAGCAGACAAGATTAGAGATGAATTAAAAGCAAGAAATATTGTTTTAGAAGATACGCCAGAAGGCATAAGATGGAAAAGAGCTTAATATATACGCTTATGAAGTAATGATAATGTGAATAAAGTCCTTGAGATAGTCTGGTTATATGAAATTGTATTTAACTTACATGTCATATTAGGACTTGTCTCAAGGATTTTATTATTAATTAAGATATAAGATATAAAAAATAGTATCTATCAAAGTTTTATAAAATTTTTATATATTCGTTGAAATAAATTTATGTGTGTAGTGTAGTTTATATCGAATTTTATGGTATTGTTATATTAGGCATTTTCACGAAGTAAATAAATCCATATGCTAGTTCATTTTATGTTATACTATGTCAACAGAATCTTTAGATAAATTACTATCTGGGAACTTGTTTCTTTGTATAACTAGAAATATCTGTCGCATATTTGAAACTTGTATTTATTTTTAGATGTCTTATTAAAAGTAGAGGAGTGCTTATATTTGGAAAATCTTTTGATACAGCAATTAAGTGATGAAGAAGTAAGACGATTAAATCCACTTCAATTAGCATTGATTGGAGATGCTGCTTATGAAGTTTATATTAGAAATTATATACTTTTAAATAATAGAGAATTGAATGCACATAAGATACATGTTAAAGCAATAAAATTTGTTAAAGCAAAGGCTCAAAGTGATATAATGTTGGTTTTGGAGAATGAATTATTAGAGGCGGAAGAGTATTTTTATAAAAGAGGAAGAAATGCAAAATCACCTACAGTTCCTAAAAATGCTGATGTTAGAGATTATAGAAATGCAACAGGGTTTGAAGCTTTAATTGGATATTTATATCTAACTGGCAAAAATGAAAGACTTGAAAGTATTTTTAAGAAGTGTGTTCAAATAATAGAAGAAAAATCTTAAGATTTGGAGGTAAGTGTTGTGAAAGTTGATAATAAAAAAGGAAGATTTCAGAAGGAAAGT comes from Clostridium sp. TW13 and encodes:
- the ispD gene encoding 2-C-methyl-D-erythritol 4-phosphate cytidylyltransferase, with the protein product MKKVAAIILAGGRGTRMNMDKSKQFLSLNGKPLIYYTIKAFEQNPNVDSIILVLPKNEIDYCVKEVIQKYNLKIDDLVEGGKERQDSVYNALNRLQDCDVVLIHDGARPFVTTEIIDKGIEFAKLYGAAAPGVTPKDTIKVKDKDNFSISTPERSSLVAIQTPQCFRYDIIKKCHDNIKENQVQVTDDTMAVERYAHKVYIYEGEYTNIKVTTPEDLIIAEHLAAQV
- the disA gene encoding DNA integrity scanning diadenylate cyclase DisA; this encodes MRRDKDKEIKDILKIMSPGTQLREGLENILRAKTGGLIVLGDNEKVMKLADGGFKINAEYSPAYIYELAKMDGAIVLSSDLKKILLANTQLLTNPTTTTVETGTRHRTAQRVAKQTGNVTIAISQRRNIITVYKGDIKYVLRDTSEIISRANQAVQTLEKYVAVLDRVINNLNLLEFKDLSTLFDAVTAIQRTEMVMRIVEEIETYIVELGNEGRLISMQLNELVKNIEQDGILMIRDYCKPNLDYVEIYEGIQKLNSEELLSLESIAKELGYSSVSLIDTFISSKGYRILNKIPRIPASVIDNLVKQFKDLKSILEANLEELDSVEGIGEARAKAIRNGVRRIKEQVNLNKQF
- a CDS encoding proline--tRNA ligase, translating into MKMSNMLVLTMKEVPAEAEISSHQLMLRAGMMRKMASGIYNYMPLGLKVLKKVEDIVREEMNNTGAQEFLASAMIPGELWQESGRWDAYGAEMFRVKDRNDRDFCLGPTHEEVFTDIARNEIKSYKQLPINLYQIQTKYRDERRPRFGVMRSREFVMKDAYSFDKDQEGLDISYNKMHDAYVRIFNRCGLDAKPVEADSGAIGGSNSAEFMVKSEVGEDDVVFCTCCDYAANIEKAVSTPEISQEETKKDLGEVETPNARTIEELVKFFNTTEKKFAKTLIFNADGKIVAVMVRGDREVNETKVANALGGVNNLQMATEAEVKKATSAAIGFAGPIGINVDTLLVDNEVANMYNFIVGANKTGYHYENVNYGRDFKGTLGDFRNITEGEKCPKCGGEVTIARGTEVGHIFKLGTKYSEAMNANFIDENGQSKPFIMGCYGIGVTRTVASIIEQNHDENGIVWPLAVAPYEVSVIPVNSKDEEQMKVAEEIYAQLKVLGVDVIMDDRKERAGVKFKDSDLMGIPMRITVGKKIAEGQVEFKLRNAEDTETINIADVYNRVKSIFQENSMKLK
- a CDS encoding DUF1573 domain-containing protein gives rise to the protein MKDIIFDDFQNSVDDSLFRHRSILDIMSKYSESTARVNRAITKAVTNCGCIGINAEKQPTYDIDLSIENLTDTLNDHLDGQLCDNCREVVEKEIGNSLFYLTSLCNLLDVNLYDVLIKEYDKINTLGKYTFR
- a CDS encoding PIN/TRAM domain-containing protein produces the protein MVKNIFRTTIVILGLVIGGFLSAAVVGSEYFKHITIASDLVKTIVVYVFLLILFGIISFLISSTLYKGIEKLINIVEKNTQKITVSEILFGILGATVALILTTLFLAPISRLFGEINQVLSSVVFIVINLVAVIVGVNLSIKKKDDMLLFFKNFKKDGGKEKKSKTKTTAKVLDTSVIIDGRIFDLCQTGFIEGPLVIPNFVLDELRHVSDSSDALKRNRGRRGLDILNKIQKELTIEVENWEGDFPEIAEVDIKLLKLAQKLGGKVVTNDYNLNKVAEFQGVPVLNINELANAIKSVVLPGEELKLTVVKDGKEAGQGVAYLDDGTMIVVEGGRKFMGEQINAIVTSVLQTAAGRMIFAKQKN
- the cysS gene encoding cysteine--tRNA ligase, coding for MKIYNDLTKKKEEFVPIEAGKVRMYVCGPTVYNYFHLGNARTFIAFDTIRRYLEYRGYDVKFVQNFTDIDDKMINRANEENTTVKDLGDKYIDEYYKDADGLHIERATVNPRATEYIDKIIEFVKELIEKGYAYEVDGDVYFSTKKFESYGKLSGQNLDDLQMGARINVDERKQDPMDFAVWKSQKPGEPAWESPWGMGRPGWHIECSCMAKNLLGDTIDIHAGGTDLAFPHHENEIAQSEAVTGKTFSNYWMHAAFVNVDNKKMSKSLNNFFTVRDLLEQYDADVIRFLLLSGHYRVQMNFSKELLESAKASMQRLYNAVCSLETNLSHSTREDVNEEEVKYLEDLNKYREKYIEKMDDDFNTADAITVLFDLVKDINSNITGESSKAVINGALSLLRELGGPLGILQKSTQGDLDQEIEKLIEERQKARKEKNWALADKIRDELKARNIVLEDTPEGIRWKRA
- a CDS encoding Mini-ribonuclease 3, translating into MENLLIQQLSDEEVRRLNPLQLALIGDAAYEVYIRNYILLNNRELNAHKIHVKAIKFVKAKAQSDIMLVLENELLEAEEYFYKRGRNAKSPTVPKNADVRDYRNATGFEALIGYLYLTGKNERLESIFKKCVQIIEEKS